The genomic DNA GGGGACGCATCTTATCACGCAGGTTTTGGTGCGGCAAGGTAAGCCGGAGCCTGCAAACATGACACTGCGATGGTGAAGGGAAGTCCGACCTCGATCGGGAGCCCCCCGAGGACCCCGTGGCGACTGCCCCCGGGATGCCACCATTGACCACTCCTGCGCGCATTCCTATACTGCGGGACTATTTCAGCGGAGGTACGTGATGAAAATCCTGGTCGGGATCGGTGTCGTGATCCTGCTGCTCATCGTCCTGATCGTCGCGTTACCATTCCTCATCGATCTGAACAAGTATCAAGACCGGTACCGCCCCTTAATCGAAGAGGCCCTCAACCGGAAGGTCGAACTCCGGGACATTCGGTTGACCATCTGGCCACGCATCGGCGCAAGGGTCGGCAGCTTCGTCGTGCAGGACGACCCGGCCTTTCGCACAGGCCCCTTCGCATCACTCTCTTCACTGGATGTCGGCGTCAAGCTGCTGCCGCTGCTCAAGGGCAAAGTCGACGTCGAGGAGATCGCCCTGCGCGACCCGGTCATCACGGTCCTGAAAAATGTCCAGGGCCAACTCAATATCTCGACCCTCGGTGCCAAAACACCGGCTCCGCCGGCCCCCGCGAAGCCTGAGGCCCCCGCGCAGGCGCCCGGGAGTCCCCTCCAAATCCTGGCGCTCTTTGCGGTGGACCGGGTCTCGATCGACGGGGGAAAACTGTCGTATCGTGACGAGTCTACCCCGAAACCGACCGAGTACACCGTTAATAATCTTGAGTTTCTGCTCACCTCGGTCCACCTCGACGAAAGCCCCACCGTACATCTGGGTGCGACGGTGCAGCCCTACAACTTGCCGGTCCGGCTCGATGGCACCTTCGGTCCACTCGTTGAAACCCTGGACGTGAAGTCGTTCACGTTCAACCTCGCACTAGGGAAAGTGGCCGTCGGGCTCAAGGGACGCGCGGTCGGAGGGAACCTGGACGCCACCGTCAATGCGCTGCAGATCGACACGGCGGATCTCCCCATCGCACTGCCGCTGACGAAACCGGTACAGCTCAAGGATGTGCATCTCACCCTCCATGCCCTGTACCCGATTCCGCCCGACACCCCGCCCGCCAATCAGGTCGATCTGACCGATCTGGGATTGACCCTGGTCATGGGCGGATCGGCGATCAACGTCAAAGGCACGGCCACCAAAGGCTTGGCTAATCTGACGGCGGCATCCGCCAGTATAAACTCCGCGGATCTTCCGGTTGCCATCCCCCTCACGAAGCCGGTCGAATTCAAAGACCTTCATGTGAACCTCCGGGCCAAATATCCGCCTAAGGAGGGAGCCGCGCCGCTCGAACTTGCCGAGATTCCGACCCTTGGCCTCACCGTCGCCATGGGGAGCTCACGTATCGAAGTCAAAGGATCGGTGCTTGGCGGATTGGCGAAAATCACCGCCAACTCAAAACTCATCAACACGACTGACCTACCAATCGCGCTGACACTGAAGAAGCCGGTGGAGGTCAAAGACCTGCAGGCCGCAGCCGAAATGAAGGGACAGGAAGCACGCCTCACCAACGCCTCGCTCCAACTGTTCGGCGGATTCGTCCGCACGCAGGGGACGCTCGGCCTGGGAACCGCAGCGCCCCCCTTCAACAGCACGGTCTCGATTCAAGGCCTCCAGCTCGGACCGGCCCTTCAGGCCGTCGGCACCGACCAGGTGTCCATGAGCGGGACAGCCAGCGCCGAGCTGGCAGTCAGCGGACGCGGATTGACCCATCCGGACCTCGTCAAGGCCCTCGCGGGTACCGGCCGTGTGGCAGTGAGAGAGGGAAAAATCGAGGGGATCAATCTGTTGCAGCAGGCCTCGATGTTGCTCAAAGTGGTCGGCGTTTCCTTAGACAACGTCAAAGCCACCGCATTTTCCGCCATCGAAAGCGACTTTGCGATCAAACAAGGGCTGATCGTCGTCCAACGGCTTCTCATCGACAGCCATGATTTTCAGGCCACCGGCGGCGGGACGATCGGCCTCGATCAGTCGCTCGACATGAAACTGAATCTGAATCTGTCCCAGGCCTTGAGCCAGAAGATTGCGGCCGGCTCTCCCATTGCCAGAGTCGCACTGACCGGCGGGCGTCTCTCGCTGCCGCTGCTCATTACCGGCAGCACGCAGGCCCCTTCCTATGGGCTCGACACAAAAATGTTTGCAGGAAAAGTCAAAGAGCAGGTGAAGGAAAAGGTCAAAGGCGCCGTGGGAGACCTCTTGAAAGGTTCCGCGAAACCGGACGATCTCAAACAGCAAGGCAAGGACCTCTTGAAGGGGCTCTTCGGGCGGTAACAGTTGCGGGGAGGACGCATGTCGTTGGCCAATCTGGTCACTCAATACATCGTGCAATACGGCTTTCGAATCATGGGGGCGATCCTGGTCGTCGTGGCCGCCCTGTTCGTCGCCAAATCGGTGGGGCGGCTCTTCGAACGCTGGCTGAACGAGCAGGACCTGGAGCCACCACTCCGTCTGCTGCTGCTGCGTCTGGTGAAGGCCCTCGTGGTGATCCTCGGGCTTCTCATCGCGCTGGATCAACTCGGCCTACAAATCGCGCCGCTGGTCGCCGGGCTCGGCGTGGCCGGCTTGGGGATGGGCCTTGCCCTGCAGGGCGTCTTGAGCAATGTCGTGGCCGGCCTCTCGATCATCTTCACCAAACCCTACCGGGTCGGCGAACATGTGTCGCTCTTAGGTGTGCACGGGGATGTCGCAAAAATCGATATCTTCACGACGACGCTCATGCATCCGGATCACTCCCGGATCGTGATCCCCAATCGCAAAGTCGTCGGAGAGATTCTGCACAACTTCGGCACGATTCGGCAGCTGGATCTCTCCATCGGGGTGTCCTACCAGACCGATATCGACACCACACTACGCGTGCTGCGCGACCTCGTCACCCGACACCCCAAAGTACTTCAGGACCCGGCCCCGATGATCGGGATTGCCGGCTTCGCCGATTCCTCCATTACCCTGTCCATTCGGCCCTGGGTCCAGGTCGCGGCCGTAGGAACGGCTCACAGCGAACTCAACCAGGCAATCATTCAACGATTACAAGCTGATGGGGTGGACATCCCCTTCCCTCAGCGTGAGGTACGAC from Nitrospira sp. ND1 includes the following:
- a CDS encoding AsmA family protein; this translates as MKILVGIGVVILLLIVLIVALPFLIDLNKYQDRYRPLIEEALNRKVELRDIRLTIWPRIGARVGSFVVQDDPAFRTGPFASLSSLDVGVKLLPLLKGKVDVEEIALRDPVITVLKNVQGQLNISTLGAKTPAPPAPAKPEAPAQAPGSPLQILALFAVDRVSIDGGKLSYRDESTPKPTEYTVNNLEFLLTSVHLDESPTVHLGATVQPYNLPVRLDGTFGPLVETLDVKSFTFNLALGKVAVGLKGRAVGGNLDATVNALQIDTADLPIALPLTKPVQLKDVHLTLHALYPIPPDTPPANQVDLTDLGLTLVMGGSAINVKGTATKGLANLTAASASINSADLPVAIPLTKPVEFKDLHVNLRAKYPPKEGAAPLELAEIPTLGLTVAMGSSRIEVKGSVLGGLAKITANSKLINTTDLPIALTLKKPVEVKDLQAAAEMKGQEARLTNASLQLFGGFVRTQGTLGLGTAAPPFNSTVSIQGLQLGPALQAVGTDQVSMSGTASAELAVSGRGLTHPDLVKALAGTGRVAVREGKIEGINLLQQASMLLKVVGVSLDNVKATAFSAIESDFAIKQGLIVVQRLLIDSHDFQATGGGTIGLDQSLDMKLNLNLSQALSQKIAAGSPIARVALTGGRLSLPLLITGSTQAPSYGLDTKMFAGKVKEQVKEKVKGAVGDLLKGSAKPDDLKQQGKDLLKGLFGR
- a CDS encoding mechanosensitive ion channel family protein, with the protein product MSLANLVTQYIVQYGFRIMGAILVVVAALFVAKSVGRLFERWLNEQDLEPPLRLLLLRLVKALVVILGLLIALDQLGLQIAPLVAGLGVAGLGMGLALQGVLSNVVAGLSIIFTKPYRVGEHVSLLGVHGDVAKIDIFTTTLMHPDHSRIVIPNRKVVGEILHNFGTIRQLDLSIGVSYQTDIDTTLRVLRDLVTRHPKVLQDPAPMIGIAGFADSSITLSIRPWVQVAAVGTAHSELNQAIIQRLQADGVDIPFPQREVRLLNPS